From Orenia metallireducens:
GATTAATGATTCTGACCTAGTAATATTAGAATCAAATCATGATTTAGAAATGTTAAAAATAGGACCCTATCCCTGGGCACTAAAGAAACGAATCATGGGAACACAAGGTCACTTATCAAATGATGATGCTGGAGCTGCTGTAGTAGAGCTAGCTAAAAATTCTGTCTCCCGTATATTATTAGCTCATCTTAGCAAAGATAATAATGTACCGGAATTGGCTTTTTTGACTATCAAGAATATGCTTGTTGATGCAGGAATTAGTTTAGATAAGGATATAAAATTAGAGTTTGCTTTACAAGATAAAGTTAGTCCTCTGTATCAGATTGGTTAAAAATAATAAAGGTGAGGTGGACAAGATGGATCTTTTTTCTAAGGGGGATCATTATGAATTTAAGTCAACATTTAAATCTTATTTTATTATAGCAGTAATCTCTTTTTTATTAGGTGCAGGGTTATTGTATTTTTTCTCACAACAGATAGCTCTTAATTCTCAACCTGAGAAGGTTAACGAGAATTTATTAGAGGGGACAAGCTCTAATGCAGAAGATAATTTGGAGCAGGAAGTTGCTAGTCAACAGGTTACTAAAGTAGATGATAAGAAGTTAAGTGTTGTAGATGTAGTAAAGGAAGTAGGTCCTGGTATTGTTAAGATTAAGACTGTTAGAGAAAGAGTAGTCTATGATTTTTTTGCTCGCAGAACTGAGCAAGAGGTAGAAGGAGAAGGCTCTGGAGTTATTTTAAATAAGGAAGGTTATATTATTACAAATAACCATGTAGTTGAGGGGGCTAATCAGATTAGGGTAATTTTTCCTAAAGATGATATAGACTACTTAGGAAAGGTAGTTGGACGTGATCCAATTACAGATTTAGCAGTGGTAAAGATTGATGTAGAAGATTATGATTTACCAATTTTAGAGTTTGGTGATTCAGCGAAATTAGAGGTAGGACAATTGGCTATTGCAATTGGTAACCCTTATGGATTCTCTAATACCGTTACTACTGGTGTAATCAGTGCTTTAAATAGAGATTTGCCTATTCAAGAAGGGGTAGAATTGACCAATATGATTCAAACCGATGCTGCAATTAATCCAGGTAATAGTGGTGGAGCTTTGCTAGATGGAGTAGGAAGAGTAATTGGTATTAATACTGCTATTATCCAACAAGCCCAAGGTTTAGGATTTGCTATTCCAATTAATATAGCCAAGGAGATAGCCAAGCAGTTAATTAAAGATGGTAGAATTATCAGACCTTGGATTGGAATTTATGGGATGGACATCAGCCCTGAGAGTGCTAAAGAATATGGTTTTGCCAAAGATTCTGGAATTTATGTGGTTAAAGTTATAGAAGGTAGCCCTGCAGAAGATAGTGGATTAGAGCAGGGGGATATAATTACTGAGGTAGCAGGTCAAGAGGTTGATAGTATGGATAGCTTGAAAGATATTTTGAAAAATTACCAGATTAATGATAAAATTAAATTATTAGTTCACAGAGGAAATAAGTCTCTTACTCTTGAATTAAAGCTTAAGGAGAGACCAATAGAATAGAGTTTTAAAGGGCTAGCTTATAGCTAGTCTTTTAATTTGAAAGGATGATTAAGATGAAAGTTAGAGTGATTGCTGTTGGAAAGATTAAAGAGAGTTACATTAATCAGGGGATTGATGAATTTGTTAAAAGGCTACAGAGGCATACCTCTTTAGAGGTAATTGAGATCAAGGATGAGAAGATATCTGGAAATTTAAGCTCTTCTGAAATGAATCAGATTAAGGAAGCAGAAGGTGATAAAATTATAGAGAAGATAGATAATCGATCTTATACAATTGCCTTAGACCCTCAAGGTAAACCTATGAGTTCTGAAGGACTTGCTAAGTCTATTAATAATTTACAGGTACAAGGCTATAGCAGTATTGAATTTATTATCGGTGGGGCATTGGGGTTACATGAAAATGTGAGAAAGAGTGCAGACTATATCTTAAGCTTCTCCCATATGACCTTTACCCATCAGATGGCTAGATTGATTCTTTTAGAGCAGGTCTATCGTGCTTTTAAGATTATGAAGAATGAGCCTTATCATTTATAATGATTTAATAAAGATACCTTAAAGGATAATTGACCTTTATAGAGAATAATTACTAGTAAGTAACTACATATAATTTTAGGAGGTTAGATCAATGTTAGCAGAGAAATTATTAGAAGAATTGAATGAACAGGTAAGATATGAGTATGAATCAGCTCATTATTATTTAGCTATAGCAGCTTATTTTAAGTCAGAGGATTTAGAAGGATTTGCCCATTTCTTTGAAATTCAAGCAGAAGAAGAGC
This genomic window contains:
- a CDS encoding S1C family serine protease; this encodes MDLFSKGDHYEFKSTFKSYFIIAVISFLLGAGLLYFFSQQIALNSQPEKVNENLLEGTSSNAEDNLEQEVASQQVTKVDDKKLSVVDVVKEVGPGIVKIKTVRERVVYDFFARRTEQEVEGEGSGVILNKEGYIITNNHVVEGANQIRVIFPKDDIDYLGKVVGRDPITDLAVVKIDVEDYDLPILEFGDSAKLEVGQLAIAIGNPYGFSNTVTTGVISALNRDLPIQEGVELTNMIQTDAAINPGNSGGALLDGVGRVIGINTAIIQQAQGLGFAIPINIAKEIAKQLIKDGRIIRPWIGIYGMDISPESAKEYGFAKDSGIYVVKVIEGSPAEDSGLEQGDIITEVAGQEVDSMDSLKDILKNYQINDKIKLLVHRGNKSLTLELKLKERPIE
- the rlmH gene encoding 23S rRNA (pseudouridine(1915)-N(3))-methyltransferase RlmH, whose protein sequence is MKVRVIAVGKIKESYINQGIDEFVKRLQRHTSLEVIEIKDEKISGNLSSSEMNQIKEAEGDKIIEKIDNRSYTIALDPQGKPMSSEGLAKSINNLQVQGYSSIEFIIGGALGLHENVRKSADYILSFSHMTFTHQMARLILLEQVYRAFKIMKNEPYHL